One genomic segment of Eikenella corrodens includes these proteins:
- a CDS encoding DUF4198 domain-containing protein: MFRHLLSAVLLAGLSVAAHGHEVWVNAAHTHGGEVLKAELGYGHYPELEPIAADRLTLFPKPLQLLTPQGKIDLVQRGQHNYQFETPRAVADGSYLLLAQYRPTFWSRNAAGWQRQNLTQMKDATYCEQTSMFGKAVVNVGHESASKELISRPVGDLLEIVPLENPANVRVGEVLPVRVLFRGEPLPDATVVATFDGFSHRDPADKSHRLEPQAFSDTTRADGTVGIIPLRQGSWKVRVVHKTDFSDQAVCGQLAAYATLTFEIGSSHH, from the coding sequence ATGTTCCGCCATTTATTGTCTGCCGTGCTGTTGGCCGGTTTATCGGTGGCCGCGCACGGCCATGAGGTGTGGGTGAATGCTGCGCACACGCATGGCGGCGAGGTGTTGAAGGCCGAGCTGGGCTATGGGCACTATCCCGAGTTGGAGCCGATTGCGGCCGACCGTTTGACGTTGTTTCCCAAGCCGCTGCAATTGCTCACGCCGCAGGGGAAAATCGATTTGGTACAGCGCGGGCAGCATAATTATCAGTTTGAAACGCCGCGTGCGGTGGCCGATGGCAGCTACCTGTTGTTGGCGCAATACCGCCCGACTTTCTGGTCGCGCAATGCGGCGGGCTGGCAGCGTCAAAACCTGACGCAGATGAAAGATGCCACTTATTGCGAACAAACCAGCATGTTTGGCAAAGCGGTGGTGAACGTGGGGCACGAAAGTGCGAGTAAGGAGCTGATCAGCCGGCCGGTGGGCGATTTGCTGGAGATTGTGCCGCTGGAAAACCCGGCCAATGTGCGGGTGGGCGAAGTATTGCCGGTGCGGGTGTTGTTCCGTGGCGAGCCGCTGCCGGATGCCACGGTGGTGGCCACGTTTGACGGTTTCTCCCACCGCGACCCGGCCGACAAATCACACCGCCTTGAGCCGCAGGCGTTCTCCGACACTACCCGCGCCGACGGCACAGTGGGCATCATCCCGCTGCGCCAAGGCAGCTGGAAAGTGCGCGTGGTGCACAAAACCGATTTTTCCGACCAAGCAGTGTGCGGCCAGCTGGCTGCTTATGCCACGCTAACCTTCGAGATCGGCAGCAGCCATCATTGA
- the tsaA gene encoding tRNA (N6-threonylcarbamoyladenosine(37)-N6)-methyltransferase TrmO, with product MEITLSPIGRLETPFNDIADMPIQPSVLADTRGKAVLDEKFVPGLKDLDGFSHIILLFLLHKISGYQLEVVPFMDTLPHGIFATRSPKRPNRIGMSIVRVESVVGNIVHFKGVDMLNGSPLLDIKPYYSYFDQQTQVRNGWLEGKTLRPENLRSDKRFES from the coding sequence ATGGAGATTACACTTAGCCCCATCGGCCGCCTCGAAACGCCGTTTAACGACATCGCCGATATGCCGATACAGCCGTCTGTGCTGGCCGACACGCGCGGCAAAGCCGTGCTGGATGAAAAATTTGTGCCTGGCTTAAAGGATTTAGACGGCTTCTCGCATATCATCCTGCTGTTCTTGCTGCATAAAATATCCGGCTATCAGCTGGAGGTGGTGCCGTTTATGGACACGCTGCCGCACGGCATTTTCGCCACCCGCTCGCCCAAACGGCCAAACCGTATCGGCATGTCGATTGTGCGCGTGGAAAGCGTGGTCGGGAATATCGTGCATTTCAAAGGCGTAGATATGCTCAACGGCAGCCCGCTGCTCGATATCAAGCCCTACTATTCTTATTTCGACCAGCAAACCCAGGTTCGAAATGGCTGGCTGGAAGGGAAAACGCTGCGCCCGGAAAATTTGCGTTCCGACAAACGCTTTGAATCGTGA
- a CDS encoding porin family protein, whose product MRIQNKPRLAACLLLLPFQVALADLPADRLETEPDTGFDITPAAAPQVEAAPAPANTQPDKRLQMSREELLQRPELLQQALSYAVLTHNADGAALLLPIYLELPGPHDALLVALAQALIARAKGDYQRAIGLYRAVLAADPDIPPVRLSLAQSLFENRADKDARQEFEHFRQTPNLAPELQQLAGQYLEALRKRDRWSFGGSVNFISDSNVNNAGREREIRTSRGVWTLPEPESAQGFAYRLNADRDWNVHGNLYWRLSLDDYGKFYWNNHKYDDQIARLSSGPAYKTARAEAAVTPYYERRWYGTHKYSREVGVRAEWQYWLTPRHKILSALEIGEQRHDRRRWLDGDSYTASGTWLFVRSPTQYFSFGLDWLRKTAEDNSESYTRKGLRLGWTQQWGWGLTTSAQISAGHRSYDAPDLFRITRRDHELAASLVLSHRKLQFAGITPQLVGTWQRVNSNHFFYPYRKGNVFIQFGRSF is encoded by the coding sequence ATGAGAATACAGAACAAGCCGCGGCTGGCCGCCTGCCTGCTGCTGTTGCCTTTTCAGGTAGCCTTGGCCGATCTGCCGGCAGACAGGCTGGAAACCGAGCCGGATACCGGCTTCGACATCACGCCAGCGGCCGCGCCGCAGGTGGAGGCTGCGCCCGCTCCTGCCAACACTCAGCCCGACAAACGCCTGCAAATGAGCCGCGAAGAATTGCTCCAGCGCCCCGAGCTGCTGCAACAGGCGCTCAGCTATGCCGTGCTCACCCACAATGCCGACGGCGCGGCACTGCTGCTGCCGATTTATCTCGAATTGCCCGGGCCGCACGATGCGCTGCTGGTGGCTTTGGCACAGGCGCTGATTGCCCGTGCCAAGGGCGACTACCAGCGCGCCATCGGCCTCTACCGCGCCGTGCTGGCCGCCGATCCCGATATCCCGCCGGTGCGCCTTTCGCTGGCGCAAAGTCTGTTTGAAAATCGTGCCGACAAAGATGCGCGGCAAGAGTTCGAACATTTCCGCCAAACTCCCAATCTCGCGCCCGAGCTGCAACAGCTTGCCGGGCAATACCTGGAAGCCCTGCGCAAACGCGACCGCTGGAGCTTCGGCGGCAGCGTAAACTTCATCAGCGACAGCAATGTAAACAACGCCGGACGCGAGCGCGAAATCCGCACCTCGCGCGGCGTATGGACACTGCCCGAGCCCGAGTCCGCCCAAGGCTTCGCCTACCGCCTCAACGCCGATCGCGACTGGAACGTACACGGCAACCTCTACTGGCGGCTCAGCCTCGACGACTACGGCAAATTCTATTGGAATAACCACAAATACGACGACCAAATCGCCCGCCTCAGCAGCGGCCCCGCCTACAAAACCGCCCGTGCCGAAGCCGCCGTTACCCCTTATTACGAGCGCCGCTGGTATGGCACACACAAATACTCGCGCGAAGTCGGCGTGCGCGCCGAATGGCAATATTGGCTCACCCCGCGCCATAAAATATTGAGCGCGCTTGAAATCGGCGAGCAGCGCCACGACCGCCGCCGCTGGCTCGACGGCGACAGCTACACCGCTTCCGGCACTTGGCTCTTCGTGCGCAGCCCCACCCAATATTTCAGCTTCGGCCTCGACTGGCTGCGCAAAACCGCCGAAGACAACAGCGAATCCTACACCCGCAAAGGCCTGCGCTTGGGCTGGACGCAGCAATGGGGCTGGGGGCTCACCACCTCCGCCCAAATCAGCGCCGGCCACCGCAGCTACGACGCCCCCGACCTGTTCCGCATCACCCGCCGCGACCACGAGCTTGCCGCCAGCCTGGTGCTCTCCCACCGCAAACTGCAATTCGCCGGCATCACCCCGCAGCTGGTGGGCACCTGGCAGCGGGTAAACAGCAACCACTTCTTCTATCCCTACCGCAAAGGCAACGTGTTTATCCAGTTTGGGCGTTCGTTCTAA
- a CDS encoding lysophospholipid acyltransferase family protein encodes MMPLPPQVPRRGGGISRRVAAALLRLLGWRIAGSVPDVAKCVVVAVPHTSNFDGLYVLPALLALDLKMSIFGKKSLFAVPGLAAFLRWAGVMPLDRERAGGVVDEAVAAFRRNEQLFLGISPEGTRHAAPKWKSGYWRIARGASVPVLPVAIDYGRREVRFLPLFTPTADMAADHAALAALFRGIEPKHKHRLSWPLREAQTAETD; translated from the coding sequence ATGATGCCGCTGCCGCCGCAGGTGCCGCGCCGGGGCGGCGGAATCAGCCGCCGTGTGGCGGCCGCTTTACTCCGGCTGTTGGGCTGGCGCATCGCAGGCAGCGTGCCGGATGTGGCCAAATGCGTGGTGGTGGCCGTGCCGCACACGTCGAATTTCGACGGGCTGTATGTGTTGCCTGCTCTGTTGGCTTTGGATTTGAAAATGAGCATCTTCGGCAAGAAAAGCCTGTTTGCCGTGCCCGGCTTGGCGGCATTTTTGCGCTGGGCGGGCGTGATGCCGCTGGATAGGGAACGCGCCGGCGGCGTAGTGGACGAAGCCGTGGCCGCCTTCCGCCGCAATGAGCAGCTGTTTCTCGGCATTTCGCCGGAAGGCACACGCCACGCTGCGCCCAAATGGAAAAGCGGCTACTGGCGGATTGCCCGCGGCGCCAGTGTGCCGGTATTGCCGGTGGCGATCGACTACGGGCGGCGCGAAGTGCGCTTCCTGCCGCTGTTTACCCCCACCGCCGACATGGCCGCCGACCACGCCGCACTGGCCGCGCTGTTTCGCGGCATCGAGCCGAAGCATAAACATCGTTTGTCTTGGCCGCTGCGTGAAGCCCAGACGGCTGAAACCGATTGA
- a CDS encoding IS1595 family transposase yields the protein MKITHCKLRKKVQKELLRFFVLEVTARSAADILGIHPNSAALFYRKIRMVISHHLALAADEVFDGSVELDESYFGGRRKGRRGRGAAGKVVVFGILKRNGRVYTVVVDNAKSDTLMPVIKQKIMPDSIVYTDSLSSYDKLDVSGFIHYRINHSKEFADRQNHINGIENFWNQAKRVLRKYNGIDRKSFPLFLKECEFRFNFGTPSRQLKILREWCGI from the coding sequence ATGAAGATAACACACTGCAAATTAAGGAAGAAAGTACAGAAAGAACTGCTCCGCTTTTTTGTACTCGAAGTTACCGCCCGTTCTGCCGCCGATATTTTGGGTATCCATCCCAATTCGGCAGCCCTGTTCTACCGCAAAATCCGTATGGTCATCAGCCATCATTTGGCCTTGGCTGCCGATGAGGTTTTCGATGGCTCTGTCGAATTGGACGAAAGCTATTTCGGCGGACGGCGTAAAGGCAGACGTGGTCGCGGTGCGGCAGGAAAAGTGGTTGTCTTTGGCATTCTGAAACGCAACGGACGGGTCTATACCGTTGTGGTGGATAATGCCAAGTCCGATACTTTGATGCCTGTTATCAAACAGAAAATCATGCCGGACAGTATTGTTTATACCGATAGTCTGAGCAGTTACGACAAGTTGGACGTGAGCGGTTTTATCCATTACCGCATCAACCATTCCAAGGAATTTGCAGACCGCCAGAACCACATCAACGGCATTGAGAACTTTTGGAATCAGGCAAAACGCGTCTTACGCAAGTACAACGGAATCGATCGCAAATCTTTCCCGCTGTTCTTGAAAGAATGCGAATTTCGATTTAACTTCGGCACACCATCCCGGCAGCTTAAAATCTTGCGGGAGTGGTGTGGAATTTAG
- a CDS encoding class I SAM-dependent methyltransferase yields MKKDQTGHHFLARLGKTRLRPGGRFATEWLINQTRFAPDTQVLEVACNMGTTAVGLAQRFGCHITGVDLDENALNKARQNIRAAGLEHLVQVQHANATELPFPDNSFDVVINEAMLTMLPLANKEMAVAEYFRVLKPGGVLLTHDVVVSEHNTEEAVERLRDTIQVKVTPLTESAWTDLFHRSGFRDITTISGGMTLLSPKGLIYDEGWRRAFQIVKNALKAENRETFKRMYCTFNDPAKPMGYIAVHSRKAADAAVGEQNA; encoded by the coding sequence ATGAAGAAAGACCAAACCGGCCATCATTTCCTCGCCCGCCTCGGCAAAACCCGCCTGCGCCCCGGCGGCCGTTTCGCCACCGAATGGCTGATCAACCAAACCCGCTTCGCCCCCGACACGCAGGTGCTCGAAGTGGCCTGCAATATGGGCACCACCGCCGTAGGGCTGGCGCAGCGTTTCGGCTGCCACATCACCGGCGTGGATTTGGACGAAAACGCATTGAATAAGGCCCGGCAAAACATCCGCGCCGCCGGGCTGGAACATCTGGTGCAGGTGCAGCACGCCAACGCCACCGAGCTGCCCTTCCCCGATAACAGCTTCGATGTCGTCATCAACGAAGCCATGCTCACCATGCTGCCGCTGGCCAATAAAGAAATGGCGGTGGCCGAATACTTCCGCGTGCTCAAGCCCGGCGGCGTGCTGCTCACGCACGATGTGGTGGTGAGCGAGCACAACACCGAAGAAGCCGTGGAACGCCTGCGCGACACCATCCAAGTAAAAGTTACCCCGCTCACCGAAAGCGCCTGGACCGATCTTTTCCACCGCAGCGGCTTCCGCGACATCACCACCATCAGCGGCGGCATGACCCTGCTCTCGCCCAAGGGCCTGATTTACGACGAAGGCTGGCGGCGTGCCTTCCAAATCGTGAAAAACGCGCTCAAAGCCGAAAACCGCGAAACTTTCAAACGCATGTACTGCACCTTCAATGACCCGGCCAAACCCATGGGCTACATTGCCGTACACAGCCGTAAGGCTGCCGATGCCGCTGTGGGCGAACAAAACGCTTGA
- a CDS encoding factor H binding protein domain-containing protein yields MQKHHILYIAITALTLGGCGSAGNSLANAITDPFTPKEGGYRQLSNIGSDEFTHTGLLPTIGSRQASTIRITDDQFIGTQNHEKDYSSRDTIPIGHKRQNAFTSLPYVLKDSSGNQMESGVLEVYKQAYSAVVGAQLHNRIEPGHPATPTRDFYVRSIQGEFTSNLPTQGIITYKGRAMTGSVTGSADHSNGLNYQIDYGARKGHGSITGLNGFGNIDLAEAPITQNPHGHNVINGAANSATHGAGNYELGIFGPQANEIAGKAHFNNQPNKEVGFAGGRVN; encoded by the coding sequence ATGCAAAAGCATCACATTCTTTACATTGCCATCACTGCCCTTACCCTAGGCGGCTGCGGCAGCGCCGGTAACTCACTGGCCAATGCGATTACTGATCCGTTTACACCCAAAGAAGGCGGTTATCGCCAACTGAGCAATATCGGCTCGGATGAGTTCACCCACACAGGTCTACTGCCCACCATAGGCAGTAGACAGGCATCGACTATCAGGATTACAGACGACCAATTCATCGGCACACAGAATCATGAAAAAGACTACTCCAGCCGCGATACAATCCCTATCGGCCACAAACGGCAGAACGCCTTCACCTCCCTGCCCTATGTGCTGAAAGATAGCAGTGGGAACCAAATGGAAAGCGGCGTTTTGGAAGTTTACAAACAGGCCTACTCCGCCGTGGTGGGCGCGCAACTGCACAACAGAATCGAGCCCGGCCATCCGGCCACGCCAACCCGCGACTTCTATGTTCGCTCCATCCAAGGTGAATTCACCAGCAATCTGCCCACCCAAGGCATCATCACCTATAAAGGCCGGGCAATGACAGGCTCGGTTACCGGCTCAGCTGACCACAGCAATGGTTTGAACTATCAAATTGATTACGGTGCAAGAAAAGGCCACGGCTCGATTACCGGCTTAAACGGTTTCGGCAATATTGATTTGGCAGAAGCACCGATTACCCAAAACCCGCATGGTCATAATGTGATTAACGGCGCAGCCAATTCTGCCACACACGGGGCGGGTAATTACGAGCTCGGCATTTTTGGTCCGCAAGCCAATGAAATTGCCGGTAAGGCACATTTCAACAATCAGCCGAACAAGGAAGTCGGTTTCGCCGGCGGACGGGTAAATTAA
- a CDS encoding NnrS family protein, with amino-acid sequence MNLLSKNHPVWGMAFRPFYPLASLYGTLSILLWSFGYQGTAALPNYFWHAHEMIWGYAGAVVVAFLLTAVATWTKQPRTWGAPLMMLALLWLLARAFAFAAPLTLAGGIAGVAFYWLAAWYMGVAVVRSRNKRNYLAVAALFMFGLLQALFHWQLARHNFSALAGGLFAGLSVMAGFIGLVGMRVIPFFTAKRLGCEQVGSHPLVMTASLVVPLAMALLYGLQAVLPPSAADAALAAAAVLSIAAGLLDIVQTVRWWRPEVAKEPMLWILFAGFLLTGAGLTVMGLGHWLPRWQSLGVHLVAVGGIGLMTVGMMVRTALGHTGRPLYPAPAAMPLAFWLMVAAALARAATAVLMYLYPAAYQPGLWLSGLLFAASLLLYTWRYLPWLTAPRVDGKEG; translated from the coding sequence ATGAATCTGCTTTCCAAAAACCATCCCGTTTGGGGCATGGCCTTCCGCCCCTTCTACCCGCTGGCCTCCCTCTACGGCACGCTTTCCATCCTGCTGTGGAGCTTCGGCTATCAAGGCACGGCCGCGCTGCCCAATTACTTTTGGCATGCCCACGAAATGATTTGGGGCTATGCCGGCGCGGTGGTGGTGGCCTTCCTGCTCACGGCGGTGGCCACCTGGACGAAACAGCCGCGCACTTGGGGCGCGCCGCTGATGATGCTGGCACTGCTGTGGCTGTTGGCGCGCGCGTTTGCCTTTGCCGCGCCGCTCACCCTGGCCGGTGGCATCGCGGGCGTGGCGTTCTATTGGCTTGCGGCCTGGTATATGGGCGTGGCCGTGGTGCGCAGCCGCAACAAGCGCAATTATTTGGCGGTGGCCGCGCTGTTTATGTTCGGCCTGTTGCAGGCGCTGTTTCATTGGCAGCTGGCACGGCATAATTTCTCCGCGCTCGCCGGCGGGCTGTTTGCCGGGCTTTCCGTGATGGCCGGCTTTATCGGGCTGGTGGGGATGCGCGTAATCCCGTTCTTCACCGCCAAACGGCTCGGCTGCGAGCAGGTGGGCAGCCATCCTTTGGTGATGACGGCTTCTTTGGTGGTGCCGCTGGCCATGGCTCTGCTCTACGGTTTGCAGGCGGTGCTGCCGCCTTCGGCAGCTGATGCGGCGCTGGCTGCCGCAGCCGTGCTCAGCATAGCGGCTGGGTTGCTGGATATCGTGCAAACCGTGCGCTGGTGGCGGCCGGAAGTGGCTAAAGAGCCGATGCTGTGGATTCTGTTCGCGGGATTCCTGCTCACCGGCGCGGGGCTTACCGTGATGGGCTTGGGGCATTGGCTGCCGCGCTGGCAGAGCCTGGGCGTGCATTTGGTGGCCGTGGGCGGCATCGGGCTGATGACGGTGGGCATGATGGTGCGCACCGCGCTGGGGCACACCGGTCGGCCGCTCTACCCTGCGCCCGCCGCCATGCCGCTGGCGTTTTGGCTGATGGTGGCCGCCGCATTGGCACGTGCCGCCACGGCTGTGTTGATGTATCTGTATCCGGCTGCCTACCAGCCCGGCCTGTGGCTCTCCGGCCTGCTGTTTGCCGCTTCACTGCTGCTCTACACCTGGCGCTACCTGCCCTGGCTGACCGCGCCACGGGTAGACGGCAAAGAAGGCTGA
- a CDS encoding RNA methyltransferase encodes MTDTPTVPDYLRHIHVVLTRTSHPGNIGAAARAMKTMGLNRLTLVAPNLMATPMTPEPPTFDAAQAAAFQLPEESFILASGARDVLEQAQIVASLDEALADTVLSCALTSRRRELSAPLHTPRELVPELLQAAQQGFQVALVFGNETFGLNIDEVQRCNRLLTISGNPAYFSLNLAQAVQVVCYEIFSQTGIGMSQLQQAHTPATQSQTRGMVDHLEQIIEQTGFANRRNQERMMRRLHSLFDRASPSREDIDLLRGLWNRISQRLKD; translated from the coding sequence ATGACAGACACCCCCACCGTTCCCGACTATCTGCGCCACATCCACGTGGTGCTCACCCGCACCAGCCATCCCGGCAACATCGGCGCCGCCGCCCGCGCCATGAAAACCATGGGCTTGAACCGCCTCACCCTAGTCGCACCCAACCTGATGGCCACGCCGATGACCCCCGAGCCGCCTACTTTCGATGCCGCCCAGGCTGCCGCGTTCCAGCTGCCGGAAGAAAGCTTCATTCTCGCTTCCGGCGCGCGCGACGTGCTGGAGCAGGCGCAAATTGTGGCCAGCTTAGATGAAGCGCTGGCCGACACCGTCTTGAGCTGCGCCCTCACCAGCCGCCGCCGCGAACTCTCCGCGCCGCTGCACACCCCGCGCGAACTCGTGCCCGAGCTACTGCAGGCTGCGCAGCAAGGTTTTCAGGTAGCCCTCGTATTCGGCAACGAAACTTTCGGCCTGAATATTGATGAAGTGCAACGCTGCAACCGCCTGCTCACCATCAGCGGCAATCCCGCCTATTTCTCGCTCAACCTCGCCCAGGCCGTGCAAGTGGTGTGCTACGAAATTTTCAGCCAAACTGGCATCGGCATGAGCCAGCTGCAGCAAGCACATACGCCCGCCACCCAAAGCCAAACGCGCGGCATGGTGGACCACTTGGAGCAAATCATCGAGCAAACCGGCTTTGCCAACCGCCGCAACCAAGAGCGCATGATGCGCCGCCTGCACAGCCTCTTCGACCGCGCCTCTCCCAGCCGCGAAGACATCGACCTGCTGCGCGGCTTGTGGAACAGGATTTCGCAGCGGCTGAAAGATTAA
- the dnaJ gene encoding molecular chaperone DnaJ, giving the protein MSDQDYYQTLGVSRDASDDEIKKAYRKLAMKYHPDRNPDNKEAEEKFKTIQKAYEILSDREKRSRYDQFGQAGVDGNAGGFGGFSGAAGFDFGDIFSQMFGGGGGTRQQNFQGKDLRYDIEITLEEAAAGSKKRITIPSHEECDICHGSGAKPGTSATTCSTCHGSGVVHVRQAIFQLQQTCPTCGGSGREIKEPCVKCHGAGRVKSRKTLDVNIPAGIENEQPIRLSGEGEPGSHGAPAGDLYVVVHIRRHEIFERNGLDLHCELPVSFTIAALGGEVEVPTLNGRVKLNIPKETQTGRRMRVKGKGMKSLRSSSMGDLYCHIVVETPVNLTDRQRELLEEFEKISTGLDRAQTPRQKSFMDKLRDLKNDLFD; this is encoded by the coding sequence ATGAGCGATCAAGATTATTATCAAACCCTCGGCGTCTCCCGCGATGCCTCCGACGACGAAATTAAAAAGGCCTACCGCAAGCTGGCGATGAAATACCATCCCGACCGCAACCCCGACAATAAGGAAGCGGAAGAGAAATTCAAAACCATCCAAAAAGCCTACGAAATCCTTTCCGACCGCGAAAAACGCAGCCGCTACGACCAATTCGGCCAAGCCGGGGTAGACGGCAATGCCGGCGGCTTTGGTGGTTTCAGTGGCGCGGCCGGCTTCGATTTTGGCGATATTTTCAGCCAGATGTTCGGCGGTGGGGGCGGCACGCGTCAGCAAAACTTCCAAGGCAAAGACCTGCGTTACGATATTGAAATCACGCTGGAAGAAGCCGCAGCCGGCAGCAAAAAACGCATCACCATCCCCTCGCATGAAGAGTGCGACATCTGCCACGGCTCCGGCGCCAAACCCGGCACCTCCGCCACCACCTGCTCCACCTGCCACGGCTCCGGCGTGGTGCACGTGCGCCAGGCTATTTTCCAGCTGCAGCAAACCTGTCCCACCTGCGGCGGCTCCGGCCGTGAAATCAAAGAGCCGTGCGTTAAATGTCACGGCGCAGGCCGCGTGAAGAGCCGCAAAACGCTGGATGTGAACATTCCTGCCGGTATCGAAAACGAGCAGCCCATCCGCCTTTCCGGCGAGGGTGAGCCCGGCTCGCACGGTGCCCCGGCCGGTGATTTGTATGTGGTGGTGCATATCCGCCGCCACGAAATCTTCGAGCGTAACGGCTTGGATTTGCATTGCGAATTGCCTGTGAGTTTCACCATCGCCGCTCTGGGCGGCGAAGTGGAAGTGCCCACGCTCAACGGCCGTGTGAAGCTGAATATTCCGAAAGAAACCCAAACCGGCCGCCGCATGCGCGTGAAAGGCAAGGGCATGAAATCGCTGCGTTCTTCCTCGATGGGCGATTTGTATTGCCACATTGTGGTGGAGACCCCGGTCAATCTCACCGATCGCCAGCGCGAATTGCTGGAAGAGTTTGAAAAAATCTCCACCGGCCTCGACCGCGCCCAAACCCCGCGCCAGAAATCGTTTATGGACAAACTGCGCGATTTGAAAAACGATCTGTTCGACTAA
- a CDS encoding Maf family protein, with the protein MPNTIYLASASPRRREILASLGFQPVLLPAEIDETALPGEAVADYVSRMARQKNAAARQLATQRGLALAQPLLSADTVVALDNAILGKPRDAAHARELLESLSGREHQVWTAVCVSLGGQTLEAAQRSDVRFKELSVQEIAAYIASGEPLDKAGAYGIQGIGGVFVAHLAGSFSGVMGLPVFETVQLLHQLGAPVPPFAEAIVN; encoded by the coding sequence ATGCCCAACACCATCTATCTGGCCTCGGCCAGCCCGCGCCGCCGCGAAATTTTGGCTTCATTAGGTTTCCAACCCGTGCTGCTGCCGGCAGAAATCGACGAAACGGCGCTGCCGGGCGAAGCGGTGGCGGATTATGTGTCGCGGATGGCACGGCAGAAAAACGCGGCAGCACGGCAACTGGCAACTCAACGCGGCCTTGCCCTGGCACAACCGCTGTTGAGCGCCGATACAGTAGTGGCGCTGGACAATGCCATTTTGGGCAAACCGCGCGATGCGGCGCACGCCCGCGAGCTGCTGGAAAGCCTTTCCGGGCGCGAACACCAAGTGTGGACGGCGGTGTGCGTGTCGCTCGGCGGCCAAACGCTGGAGGCGGCACAGCGCAGCGATGTGCGGTTTAAAGAACTGAGCGTGCAGGAAATCGCGGCCTATATTGCCAGCGGCGAACCGCTGGATAAAGCCGGCGCATACGGTATCCAAGGCATTGGCGGCGTGTTTGTGGCGCATCTTGCCGGCAGCTTCAGCGGCGTGATGGGGCTGCCCGTGTTTGAAACCGTGCAGCTGCTGCACCAATTGGGTGCGCCCGTGCCGCCGTTTGCAGAGGCCATAGTGAATTAA
- a CDS encoding DUF5339 domain-containing protein — protein MPSRLPENAAKTALPCRRSSRAARLACKMRNGNSPIPTFIIMQGKPNWKQYRQQLQAKLQALRPKRQAKSNATPSKWRGNLRAQWQKLRGKLRTLPQQVREKPQLLAVAAVVAGCLLLAFGLLAGVSRKHPAPAAETAASQASAPAAGNASGIETATVSVELVTPEVSDGNAGDDPLTAAEANPEPEHALPPTTADHMNPVCETYFQRARACFRQAPDGQADALLQSLETTRGDLSQLDTEGCEVVSQQFEEMVQQMGCEQKAADSKPAEAKPPPTKPAEAKPQAASAAHKR, from the coding sequence ATGCCATCCAGGCTACCTGAAAATGCTGCAAAAACCGCCCTGCCCTGCCGCCGCTCTTCCCGCGCGGCACGGCTTGCGTGTAAGATGCGCAACGGCAACAGCCCCATACCAACATTCATCATCATGCAAGGCAAACCAAACTGGAAACAATACCGGCAGCAGCTGCAGGCAAAGCTGCAAGCCCTGCGGCCAAAACGGCAAGCTAAGTCGAACGCCACGCCATCCAAATGGCGGGGAAACTTGCGCGCTCAGTGGCAGAAACTGCGGGGGAAACTGCGCACCCTGCCGCAGCAAGTGCGTGAAAAACCGCAGCTGTTGGCTGTAGCCGCCGTAGTGGCCGGCTGCCTGCTGCTCGCTTTCGGGCTTCTGGCCGGCGTCAGCCGCAAACACCCTGCTCCTGCCGCTGAGACTGCTGCTTCACAGGCTTCGGCACCCGCCGCTGGCAACGCATCCGGCATCGAAACAGCCACGGTATCGGTGGAACTGGTTACCCCCGAAGTGTCGGACGGCAATGCCGGAGACGACCCGCTCACCGCCGCCGAAGCCAATCCCGAGCCGGAACATGCCCTACCGCCCACCACCGCCGACCACATGAACCCCGTGTGTGAGACCTATTTCCAACGCGCCCGCGCCTGTTTCCGCCAAGCCCCCGACGGCCAGGCCGATGCACTGTTGCAATCGCTAGAAACCACACGCGGCGACCTCTCGCAATTAGATACCGAGGGCTGTGAAGTGGTGAGTCAACAGTTTGAAGAAATGGTGCAACAAATGGGCTGCGAACAAAAAGCCGCAGACAGCAAGCCGGCTGAGGCCAAACCGCCACCAACCAAACCTGCCGAAGCCAAACCGCAAGCTGCTTCGGCAGCGCATAAGCGTTGA